A single Agromyces sp. CF514 DNA region contains:
- the trpD gene encoding anthranilate phosphoribosyltransferase, translated as MSAEQTWPAILTALLDGEDLSVSDAAWCMEQVMTGVATEAQLAAFLVALRAKGETVDEVVGFRDAVLEHAVPLDVDPMALDIVGTGGDRFGTVNVSTMASVVAAASGVPVIKHGNRAASSASGSSDVLAALGIDLALPAERVGQVLDEAGITFAFASAFHPGFRHAGAVRAQLGVPTVFNFLGPLCNPARPEASAVGVAHLDRVPLIVGVFQTRGATALVFRGDDGLDELTTTGHSHVWEVSRGTVKEHDLDPRDLGIARAKIDQLKGGDAAFNAEVVHRVFAGETGPVRDIVVLNAAAGLVSYALAKDPAQVQRSILDRFAEQMLVAASTIDSGAAARKLEEWIAATKR; from the coding sequence ATGTCCGCCGAACAGACCTGGCCCGCGATCCTGACCGCCCTCCTCGACGGAGAGGACCTCAGCGTGTCGGATGCCGCGTGGTGCATGGAGCAGGTCATGACGGGGGTCGCCACCGAGGCGCAGCTCGCCGCGTTCCTCGTCGCGCTCCGCGCGAAGGGCGAGACGGTCGACGAGGTCGTCGGATTCCGCGACGCCGTGCTCGAGCACGCCGTTCCGCTCGACGTCGATCCCATGGCCCTCGACATCGTCGGCACCGGCGGAGACCGGTTCGGCACGGTGAACGTCTCGACCATGGCCTCAGTCGTCGCCGCGGCATCCGGCGTCCCGGTCATCAAGCACGGCAACCGAGCGGCGAGTTCTGCATCGGGCTCCTCCGACGTGCTGGCCGCTCTCGGCATCGACCTCGCGCTGCCCGCCGAACGGGTCGGGCAGGTGCTCGACGAGGCCGGCATCACGTTCGCCTTCGCGTCGGCGTTCCACCCCGGCTTCCGCCACGCCGGGGCCGTGCGCGCCCAGTTGGGCGTTCCGACCGTCTTCAACTTCCTGGGCCCGCTCTGCAACCCGGCGCGGCCCGAAGCCTCGGCGGTCGGCGTCGCGCACCTCGACCGGGTTCCGCTCATCGTCGGCGTGTTCCAGACGCGCGGCGCGACTGCGCTCGTGTTCCGGGGCGATGACGGTCTCGACGAGCTCACGACGACCGGGCACAGCCATGTGTGGGAGGTCTCGCGCGGCACGGTGAAGGAGCACGACCTCGACCCGCGCGACCTCGGCATCGCCCGCGCGAAGATCGACCAGCTGAAGGGCGGCGACGCCGCATTCAACGCCGAGGTCGTGCACCGCGTGTTCGCCGGCGAGACCGGGCCGGTGCGCGACATCGTCGTGCTGAACGCGGCCGCCGGACTCGTGTCCTACGCACTCGCGAAGGATCCCGCGCAGGTGCAGCGCTCGATCCTCGACCGGTTCGCCGAGCAGATGCTCGTCGCGGCCTCGACGATCGACAGCGGGGCTGCCGCCCGCAAGCTCGAGGAGTGGATCGCCGCGACCAAGCGGTGA
- a CDS encoding heme-copper oxidase subunit III, with protein MVIVTSTSMTFQASAPVIKRPNTVAVGTIVWLGSEVMFFAGLFAIYFTLRSMSPELWAAQTDVLNFPFSLTNTIILVLSSVTCQFGVFAAERMQPYATGWKPTQWGMVEWFFLTFAMGAVFVAGQVWEYATLVSEGISLSSDSYGSAFYLTTGFHGLHVTGGLIAFLLVIGRVFAVKNFGHKEATSAIVVSYYWHFVDVVWIGLFLVIYVLK; from the coding sequence ATGGTCATCGTGACGAGCACCTCTATGACTTTTCAGGCGAGCGCGCCGGTGATCAAGCGACCGAACACCGTTGCGGTGGGCACGATCGTCTGGCTCGGCAGCGAGGTCATGTTCTTCGCCGGCCTGTTCGCGATCTACTTCACGCTTCGGTCGATGTCGCCCGAACTGTGGGCGGCGCAGACCGACGTGCTGAACTTCCCGTTCTCGCTGACGAACACGATCATCCTCGTGCTCTCGTCCGTCACCTGCCAGTTCGGCGTCTTCGCGGCCGAGCGCATGCAGCCCTACGCCACCGGCTGGAAGCCGACGCAGTGGGGCATGGTCGAGTGGTTCTTCCTCACCTTCGCCATGGGCGCGGTCTTCGTCGCCGGCCAGGTCTGGGAGTACGCCACGCTCGTCTCCGAGGGCATCTCGCTCTCCTCCGACTCCTACGGGTCGGCCTTCTACCTCACCACCGGCTTCCACGGACTGCACGTGACCGGCGGCCTCATCGCATTCCTCCTCGTCATCGGCCGCGTCTTCGCCGTGAAGAACTTCGGCCACAAGGAGGCGACGAGCGCGATCGTCGTGTCGTACTACTGGCACTTCGTCGACGTCGTCTGGATCGGCCTGTTCCTGGTCATCTACGTCCTCAAGTAA
- a CDS encoding c-type cytochrome, giving the protein MNRQKRRTGRRHPLATVALLAIGLVFTGGAYAALSAGTTAQAETDLTSQQTIDEGKKLFQANCATCHGLSAEGTETGPSLVGVGAASVDFQVGTGRMPMQMQGPQAQVKPVQFTDEQVKQLAAFVASLGPGPGIAPAHLVDGGGDAANGAELFRINCAMCHNVAGAGGALTEGKFAPALTETSGSHIYAAMVTGPQNMPVFSDLNISPEDKRDIITYLKYVQDNRSPGGFELGSLGPVAEGLFIWIFGLGAIVAITVWITAKSN; this is encoded by the coding sequence ATGAACCGCCAGAAGCGACGCACAGGCCGCCGGCACCCGCTCGCGACGGTCGCACTGCTTGCGATCGGCCTCGTCTTCACCGGCGGCGCCTACGCCGCCCTGAGCGCCGGCACGACCGCGCAGGCCGAGACCGACCTCACCTCGCAGCAGACGATCGACGAAGGCAAGAAGCTCTTCCAGGCGAACTGCGCGACCTGCCACGGCCTCTCGGCCGAAGGCACCGAGACCGGCCCGAGCCTCGTGGGCGTCGGAGCTGCCTCGGTCGACTTCCAGGTCGGCACCGGCCGCATGCCCATGCAGATGCAGGGCCCGCAGGCCCAGGTCAAGCCGGTTCAGTTCACCGACGAGCAGGTCAAGCAGCTGGCGGCGTTCGTCGCCTCGCTCGGCCCCGGCCCGGGCATCGCGCCCGCCCACCTCGTCGACGGCGGCGGCGATGCGGCGAACGGCGCAGAGCTCTTCCGCATCAACTGCGCGATGTGCCACAACGTCGCCGGCGCCGGCGGAGCGCTCACCGAGGGCAAGTTCGCCCCCGCACTCACCGAGACCAGCGGATCCCACATCTACGCGGCCATGGTCACCGGCCCCCAGAACATGCCCGTCTTCAGCGACCTGAACATCTCGCCCGAAGACAAGCGCGACATCATCACGTACCTGAAGTACGTGCAGGACAACCGCTCCCCCGGCGGATTCGAGCTCGGCTCGCTCGGCCCCGTCGCCGAGGGCCTGTTCATCTGGATCTTCGGTCTCGGCGCGATCGTCGCGATCACCGTGTGGATCACGGCGAAGTCCAACTAA
- a CDS encoding ubiquinol-cytochrome c reductase iron-sulfur subunit, translating to MAQDDHSGAELAAADSSHAEHESDASPGTALIVQDGFTNPGFPPHRPRVTDEDPKREKRAQRTVYTLFYLSLLGSLWAVAAYMLFPMESNNVGDVRLNNLFIGLGATLALLALGIGIVHWGKAVMVDVELVDERHEVGGSPETQAAAAKVFADADRESGFTRRAVIRNSLIGALVVFPLPAVVLFRGFAPQDELPVPLLSHTMWRKGTRLALDPSGVAIKASDVTIGSAFHVIPEGLAELEHGKLEEKAKAAVLLMRLDPADLNQLPERENWSYDGIVAYSKICTHVGCPVALYEQHTHHLLCPCHQSQFDVANHCEVIFGPAKRPLPQLPIAIDDEGYLIAQSDFTEPVGPSFWERH from the coding sequence ATGGCCCAGGACGACCACAGCGGAGCTGAGCTCGCCGCTGCCGACTCGTCGCATGCCGAGCACGAATCCGATGCCTCGCCCGGCACCGCGCTGATCGTTCAGGACGGTTTCACGAACCCCGGATTCCCGCCGCATCGCCCCCGTGTGACCGACGAAGACCCCAAGCGTGAGAAGCGCGCGCAGCGCACCGTCTACACGCTCTTCTACCTCTCCCTCCTCGGGAGCCTGTGGGCGGTCGCCGCGTACATGCTGTTCCCGATGGAGTCGAACAACGTCGGCGACGTGCGCCTGAACAACCTGTTCATCGGACTCGGCGCGACGCTCGCGCTCCTCGCGCTCGGTATCGGCATCGTCCACTGGGGCAAGGCGGTCATGGTCGACGTCGAGCTCGTCGACGAGCGCCACGAGGTCGGCGGCTCGCCCGAGACCCAGGCCGCAGCGGCCAAGGTGTTCGCCGACGCAGACCGCGAATCGGGCTTCACGCGCCGTGCCGTCATCCGCAACAGCCTCATCGGTGCACTGGTGGTCTTCCCGCTTCCGGCGGTCGTGCTCTTCCGTGGCTTCGCGCCTCAAGACGAACTGCCCGTGCCGCTCCTCAGCCACACCATGTGGCGCAAGGGCACGCGCCTCGCCCTCGACCCGAGCGGCGTCGCGATCAAGGCGTCCGACGTCACCATCGGCAGCGCCTTCCACGTGATTCCCGAGGGCCTCGCCGAGCTCGAGCACGGCAAGCTCGAAGAGAAGGCCAAGGCCGCCGTCCTCCTCATGCGCCTCGACCCGGCGGATCTCAACCAGCTCCCCGAGCGCGAGAACTGGTCCTACGACGGCATCGTCGCGTACTCCAAGATCTGCACCCACGTCGGATGCCCCGTGGCCCTGTACGAGCAGCACACGCACCACCTGCTCTGCCCGTGCCACCAGTCGCAGTTCGACGTCGCGAACCACTGCGAGGTCATCTTCGGCCCGGCGAAGCGACCGCTGCCGCAGCTGCCGATCGCCATCGACGACGAGGGCTACCTCATCGCGCAGAGCGACTTCACCGAACCCGTCGGCCCGAGCTTCTGGGAGCGTCATTGA
- a CDS encoding cytochrome bc complex cytochrome b subunit codes for MSTASPTTGTQKRSFTTAAAVYVNERTSVAGFIKELGRKAFPDHWSFLLGEVALFSFVVILISGTFLTFFFQASMAEVHYDGSYVPLKGVEMSVAMASTLDISFDIRGGLFVRQMHHWAALLFVAAIGLHMLRIYFTGAFRKPREFNWVIGFTLFILAMAEGFTGYSLPDDLLSGNGLRIIDGLIKGIPLVGTWISFLLFGGEFPGTQIVGRLYSLHIMLLPALVIAFIALHLVFVVVHKHTQYAGPGKTQQNAVGPPVLPVYAAKAGGFFFIIFGVIALIASLFTINPIWNYGPYDPSPVSAGTQPDWYIGFADGALRLIPPGWEFVWLDRTWSFNILVPLIAIGIFIVLVLLYPFIEAWITGDKREHHIADRPRNAPTRTAIGAAGVTFYAGLWAAASSDILATHFHLTMEGVIHFLQAVVILGPFVAFFITKRVCIALQKKDREIVLHGFESGRIVRLPGGEFIEVHEQLDEYDRWRLVSFDTYEPLMIRPNARGKITIGQRFRASISRWFFEDRIAPVTKGELESGHDGHH; via the coding sequence TTGAGCACCGCATCGCCCACCACCGGCACGCAGAAGCGTTCGTTCACGACCGCGGCGGCCGTCTACGTCAATGAGCGCACCAGCGTCGCCGGCTTCATCAAGGAGCTCGGTCGCAAGGCGTTCCCCGACCACTGGTCGTTCCTCCTCGGCGAGGTCGCGCTCTTCTCGTTCGTCGTCATCCTGATCTCGGGCACGTTCCTGACGTTCTTCTTCCAGGCATCGATGGCCGAGGTCCACTACGACGGCTCCTACGTGCCCTTGAAGGGCGTGGAGATGTCGGTCGCCATGGCGTCGACCCTCGACATCTCGTTCGACATCCGTGGCGGCCTGTTCGTGCGCCAGATGCACCACTGGGCCGCGCTGCTCTTCGTGGCCGCCATCGGCCTGCACATGCTGCGCATCTACTTCACGGGCGCGTTCCGCAAGCCGCGCGAGTTCAACTGGGTGATCGGCTTCACGCTCTTCATCCTCGCGATGGCCGAAGGCTTCACGGGCTACTCGCTTCCCGACGACCTGCTCTCGGGCAACGGCCTCCGCATCATCGACGGCCTGATCAAGGGCATCCCGCTCGTCGGCACCTGGATCTCGTTCCTGCTCTTCGGCGGCGAGTTCCCGGGCACGCAGATCGTGGGCCGCCTGTACTCGCTGCACATCATGCTGCTGCCGGCACTCGTCATCGCGTTCATCGCCCTGCACCTCGTGTTCGTTGTCGTGCACAAGCACACGCAGTACGCAGGTCCCGGCAAGACGCAGCAGAACGCCGTCGGCCCGCCCGTGCTCCCCGTGTACGCCGCCAAGGCCGGTGGATTCTTCTTCATCATCTTCGGCGTGATCGCGCTCATCGCCTCGCTGTTCACGATCAACCCGATCTGGAACTACGGCCCGTACGACCCGTCCCCCGTGTCGGCCGGTACCCAGCCCGACTGGTACATCGGCTTCGCCGACGGTGCGCTCCGCCTGATTCCGCCGGGATGGGAGTTCGTCTGGCTCGACCGCACGTGGTCGTTCAACATCCTCGTGCCGCTGATCGCCATCGGAATCTTCATCGTCCTGGTGCTCCTCTACCCGTTCATCGAGGCGTGGATCACCGGAGACAAGCGCGAGCACCACATCGCGGACCGTCCCCGCAACGCTCCGACCCGCACCGCGATCGGCGCCGCCGGCGTCACGTTCTACGCGGGCCTGTGGGCCGCGGCGAGCTCGGACATCCTGGCGACGCACTTCCACCTGACCATGGAGGGCGTGATCCACTTCCTCCAGGCCGTGGTGATCCTCGGACCGTTCGTCGCGTTCTTCATCACCAAGCGCGTCTGCATCGCACTCCAGAAGAAGGACCGCGAGATCGTCCTGCACGGCTTCGAGTCGGGTCGCATCGTGCGCCTCCCCGGCGGCGAGTTCATCGAGGTCCACGAGCAGCTCGACGAGTACGACCGCTGGCGCCTGGTGAGCTTCGACACGTACGAGCCGCTCATGATCCGCCCGAATGCTCGTGGCAAGATCACGATCGGCCAGCGCTTCCGCGCTTCGATCTCACGTTGGTTCTTCGAGGACCGCATCGCTCCCGTGACCAAGGGCGAGCTCGAGTCCGGCCACGACGGCCACCACTGA
- a CDS encoding methyltransferase domain-containing protein, translating into MLTARATLLDSALYLPIVDSVATLATSGSRPGSDDVDDVPGPRLVDFGCGTGYYASRVADATSASSVLLADRSPVAVRMATRSVAGATGVVLDIWQPLPLRDGSADLALNVFAPRNPAEYARVLRPGGALIVVVPRETHLAELRRDGSVLSVPPDKERVVAEALTAAGFEVAARDHVEYEASVTTEQRAMLVAMGPSAHHLRERASDDDGSAPRQVTVSVDVLAFRRTATL; encoded by the coding sequence ATGCTGACAGCTCGAGCGACGCTGCTCGATTCGGCGCTGTACCTGCCGATCGTCGACTCCGTCGCGACGCTCGCGACGTCCGGTTCCCGGCCCGGCTCCGATGACGTCGACGACGTACCCGGTCCGCGCCTGGTCGATTTCGGATGCGGCACCGGGTACTACGCATCGCGAGTCGCCGACGCGACCTCCGCATCTTCAGTACTGCTCGCAGACCGCTCACCCGTCGCCGTCCGCATGGCGACGCGGAGCGTCGCAGGCGCCACGGGCGTGGTCCTCGACATCTGGCAACCACTCCCCCTCCGCGACGGCTCGGCCGATCTCGCGCTCAACGTGTTCGCTCCGCGCAACCCGGCCGAGTATGCCCGCGTGCTCCGGCCAGGCGGTGCGCTGATCGTCGTCGTGCCCCGCGAGACCCATCTCGCCGAACTTCGACGCGACGGATCGGTGCTGTCGGTACCGCCCGACAAGGAGCGCGTCGTGGCCGAGGCGCTCACTGCCGCCGGCTTCGAGGTGGCGGCTCGTGACCACGTGGAGTACGAGGCATCCGTCACGACCGAACAGCGCGCCATGCTCGTCGCGATGGGCCCTTCGGCGCACCACCTGCGCGAGCGGGCCTCAGACGACGACGGATCCGCACCGCGACAGGTGACCGTCTCCGTCGACGTGCTGGCATTCCGCCGCACCGCGACGCTCTAG
- a CDS encoding cytochrome c oxidase subunit 4 yields the protein MRANVVLFWILSGFFAVAAAIYIFWTTLSGIEPNGGPEWVGLVAISLSAVLAAFIAFYLGRVHKAQGAELPEDRLDANIDDGDPELGFFSPWSWWPILLAASAALLFLGLAVGFWISFIAVGVGVISLVGWVYEYYRGNFAR from the coding sequence ATGCGCGCCAATGTGGTCCTGTTCTGGATCCTGTCCGGGTTCTTCGCGGTCGCGGCCGCCATCTACATCTTCTGGACGACCCTGAGCGGCATCGAGCCGAACGGGGGGCCTGAATGGGTCGGCCTCGTCGCGATCTCGCTGAGCGCGGTGCTCGCTGCGTTCATCGCGTTCTACCTCGGCCGCGTGCACAAGGCGCAGGGAGCTGAGCTTCCTGAAGACCGCCTCGACGCGAACATCGACGACGGCGACCCCGAGCTCGGCTTCTTCAGCCCGTGGAGCTGGTGGCCGATCCTGCTCGCCGCCTCGGCAGCGCTGCTCTTCCTCGGACTGGCCGTCGGCTTCTGGATCTCGTTCATCGCCGTGGGCGTGGGCGTCATCAGTCTCGTCGGGTGGGTCTACGAGTACTACCGCGGCAACTTCGCGCGCTGA
- the ctaD gene encoding cytochrome c oxidase subunit I: protein MSTTTAPARPQSSSLPFGASKVERKGNILVKWVTSTDHKVIGYMYLIASFIFFCIGGVMALIIRAQLFEPGLEIVQTREQYNQLFTMHGTIMLLMFATPLFAGFANVLMPLQIGAPDVAFPRLNAFAFWLFSFGSLMAVAGFLTPQGAASFGWFAYQPLASTTFSPGVGGNLWMLGLGLSGFGTILGAVNFITTIITMRAPGMTMFRMPIFTWNTLVTSILVLMAFPVLAAAMLAAAADRVFGAHIYDPANGGVILWQHLFWFFGHPEVYIIALPFFGIVSEIFPVFSRKPIFGYTTLVYATIAIAALSVTVWAHHMYVTGSVLLPFFSLMTMLIAVPTGVKIFNWIGTMWRGSITFETPLVWSVGFLITFVFGGLTGVILASPPLDFAVSDTYFVVAHFHYVVFGTVVFAMFAGFYFWWPKWTGKMLNETLGKWHFWLLFIGFHTTFLIQHWLGVVAMPRRYYSYLPEDNITWMNQLSTIGSAILAISLIPFFLNVYITARRAPKVTVNDPWGYGRSLEWATSCPPPRHNFTSIPRIRSESPAFDLNHPEAGIPVGIGAGKDAPDAPVFDVETKEVK from the coding sequence ATGAGCACCACGACCGCACCGGCTCGGCCGCAGTCGAGCAGCCTTCCCTTCGGAGCCTCGAAGGTCGAGCGCAAGGGCAACATCCTCGTCAAGTGGGTGACGTCGACCGACCACAAGGTCATCGGGTACATGTACCTGATCGCCTCGTTCATCTTCTTCTGCATCGGCGGCGTCATGGCGCTGATCATCCGAGCCCAGCTCTTCGAGCCCGGCCTCGAGATCGTGCAGACGCGCGAGCAGTACAACCAGCTGTTCACCATGCACGGCACGATCATGCTGCTCATGTTCGCGACGCCGCTCTTCGCCGGCTTCGCGAACGTGCTCATGCCGCTGCAGATCGGCGCCCCTGACGTGGCCTTCCCGCGACTGAACGCGTTCGCCTTCTGGCTGTTCTCGTTCGGCTCGCTGATGGCGGTCGCGGGCTTCCTGACCCCGCAGGGCGCGGCGTCGTTCGGCTGGTTCGCCTATCAGCCGCTCGCCTCGACGACCTTCTCTCCAGGCGTCGGCGGCAACCTCTGGATGCTGGGACTCGGCCTGTCCGGCTTCGGCACGATCCTCGGTGCGGTCAACTTCATCACCACGATCATCACGATGCGCGCGCCCGGCATGACCATGTTCCGCATGCCGATCTTCACGTGGAACACGCTCGTGACCTCGATCCTCGTGCTGATGGCGTTCCCGGTGCTCGCCGCCGCGATGCTGGCAGCCGCAGCCGACCGCGTCTTCGGAGCCCACATCTACGACCCCGCCAACGGCGGCGTCATCCTGTGGCAGCACCTCTTCTGGTTCTTCGGCCACCCCGAGGTCTACATCATCGCCCTGCCGTTCTTCGGCATCGTGTCCGAGATCTTCCCGGTCTTCAGCCGCAAGCCGATCTTCGGCTACACGACGCTCGTGTATGCGACGATCGCGATCGCCGCCCTCTCGGTCACGGTGTGGGCCCACCACATGTACGTCACCGGTTCGGTGCTCCTGCCGTTCTTCTCCCTGATGACCATGCTCATCGCGGTTCCAACGGGTGTGAAGATCTTCAACTGGATCGGCACGATGTGGCGAGGCTCGATCACGTTCGAGACCCCGCTCGTCTGGTCGGTCGGCTTCCTCATCACGTTCGTGTTCGGCGGCCTGACCGGCGTCATCCTCGCGTCGCCGCCGCTCGACTTCGCAGTGTCCGACACGTACTTCGTCGTCGCCCACTTCCACTACGTGGTGTTCGGCACCGTCGTGTTCGCCATGTTCGCCGGCTTCTACTTCTGGTGGCCGAAGTGGACCGGCAAGATGCTCAACGAGACGCTCGGCAAGTGGCACTTCTGGCTGCTCTTCATCGGCTTCCACACGACCTTCCTCATCCAGCACTGGCTGGGTGTGGTGGCCATGCCGCGTCGGTACTACTCGTACCTTCCCGAAGACAACATCACCTGGATGAACCAGCTCTCGACGATCGGCTCCGCGATCCTCGCGATCTCGCTGATCCCGTTCTTCCTGAACGTGTACATCACGGCGCGACGCGCGCCCAAGGTCACCGTCAACGACCCGTGGGGCTACGGCCGCTCGCTCGAGTGGGCGACCAGCTGCCCGCCGCCGCGCCACAACTTCACCTCGATCCCGCGCATCCGCTCGGAGTCCCCGGCGTTCGACCTCAACCACCCCGAGGCCGGCATCCCCGTCGGCATCGGAGCGGGCAAGGACGCTCCCGACGCGCCCGTGTTCGATGTCGAGACGAAGGAAGTCAAGTAG
- the coxB gene encoding cytochrome c oxidase subunit II: MRHNRRLRWAAIPIAASLSLVLAGCTQAQLNGFLPGFEEGQPPVTNHTERVSGLWVTSWIVLLVVGVITWGLTIWAVIAYRRRKGQTGLPVQLRYNMPIEVFYTIVPLILVLGFFAFTARDQEAIEQRFADDDIDVKVEVIAKQWAWDFNYVNEDVYSPGIQGQLDDEGPNGSLVQSELPTLYLPVGKNVEIELESRDVIHSFWVVDFLYKKDMFPGKTNYMSFVPEREGTYEGKCAELCGEYHSLMLFNVKVVSEAEYDAYIDSLRDLGQEGQLSNEYDRNQNLPGTGAPELKEEHEGE, encoded by the coding sequence GTGCGCCACAACCGCCGTCTCCGATGGGCTGCAATCCCGATCGCAGCGTCACTCAGCCTCGTTCTCGCGGGGTGCACGCAGGCACAGCTCAACGGGTTCCTGCCGGGCTTCGAGGAGGGGCAGCCTCCCGTCACGAACCACACCGAGCGCGTCTCGGGCCTGTGGGTCACGTCGTGGATCGTGCTGCTCGTCGTCGGTGTCATCACCTGGGGCCTGACGATCTGGGCGGTCATCGCCTACCGTCGCCGCAAGGGCCAGACCGGCCTCCCAGTGCAGCTGCGTTACAACATGCCGATCGAGGTGTTCTACACGATCGTTCCGCTGATCCTCGTGCTGGGCTTCTTCGCCTTCACCGCACGCGATCAGGAGGCGATCGAGCAGCGCTTCGCCGACGACGACATCGACGTCAAGGTCGAGGTCATCGCCAAGCAGTGGGCATGGGACTTCAACTACGTCAACGAAGACGTGTACTCGCCCGGCATCCAGGGCCAGCTCGACGACGAGGGCCCCAACGGTTCGCTCGTGCAGTCCGAGCTCCCGACGCTCTACCTGCCGGTCGGCAAGAATGTCGAGATCGAGCTCGAGTCGCGCGATGTCATCCACTCGTTTTGGGTCGTGGACTTCCTCTACAAGAAGGACATGTTCCCCGGCAAGACCAACTACATGTCGTTCGTCCCCGAACGCGAGGGCACGTACGAGGGCAAGTGCGCCGAGCTCTGCGGTGAGTACCACTCGCTGATGCTCTTCAACGTCAAGGTCGTCTCCGAAGCAGAGTACGACGCGTACATCGACTCGCTGCGCGACCTGGGCCAAGAGGGCCAGCTCTCGAACGAGTACGACCGCAACCAGAACCTGCCCGGTACGGGCGCGCCCGAATTGAAAGAGGAGCACGAAGGCGAATGA
- the erpA gene encoding iron-sulfur cluster insertion protein ErpA: MSDTITETTHGVKLSEPAADKVRSLLTQEGRDDLRLRVAVQPGGCSGLIYQLYFDERLLEGDAVVDYDGVEVIVDKMSVPYLDGASIDFEDTIQKQGFTIDNPNAEGSCACGDSFH, translated from the coding sequence ATGAGCGACACGATCACCGAAACCACGCACGGCGTGAAGCTGAGCGAGCCCGCGGCCGACAAGGTGCGCAGCCTGCTCACGCAGGAGGGTCGCGACGACCTCCGCCTGCGTGTGGCTGTGCAGCCCGGCGGCTGCTCGGGCCTCATCTACCAGCTCTACTTCGATGAGCGTCTGCTCGAGGGCGACGCCGTCGTCGACTACGACGGCGTCGAGGTCATCGTCGACAAGATGAGCGTGCCGTACCTCGACGGCGCCTCGATCGACTTCGAGGACACGATCCAGAAGCAGGGCTTCACGATCGACAACCCGAACGCCGAGGGCAGCTGCGCCTGCGGAGACTCGTTCCACTGA